The genomic region TCTTGAAAATGTTAAGAGGGGGAAGATTCATTACAGTCtgagaatatattttttttaaaaccacattggAGCTGGTTCAGGATAGCActgtataatattttttttaacctttcataTGGTATAATTGCTATCTTCTGTGAAGTTCATGGGAGggtaaagaggaaaaaaaatccaacctgaatgcacccccacccccaacatacacacacaaacatccatTTCTCAGGACCACATAATCAATTTTAATTACAAGTTCATGACAAAATTAGCAAATAAAAAGGAAGGTGGTATACAGAAGCGGAAAACAAATCCTTAGCCCCAAATGAACTGGGCTTCCACGTGAGAAAAGCAAACAGACTAACCAAACCTGTCTTAATCAAGAACAGCTATAATGATGGTCCCATCTTGGCGCTCCTCTATCTGTACAGCCTGCAATGGAAGTATCGGGCAGTTTTAGCCTGCTTGGGTGGTCCACTTTGCCAGACTTATTATGGAAAGAAGTACAGGCACCTGGCTCCTGTCAGCTACAGCCTATCTTAAAAATACAACAGTTTTGAGCCGGTTGGAAGATGGCAACCTCAGCTGCAGGGGAAGCATCATTAAGCTGTACTTTACCAGCAAGAGTGGACATGAGAGGAACAGGGGCCCCTCCCCACATCTCATTCCATACCCACGTAAGCTCATCCTGTTTGAATCACTCAAGGTAATACAAAGCGTTCTGGTCAAGGAAAGTATTCAGATACCCTTCTGACAGAAACCTAACACAAACTTGAAGAATATGGCTGATTACCTCCTGGTGCTGGGGTGTGCAGTGGGACCGgaagcatgttggggcaagaCATCTTGACCTGacgcgcttcctcttgccccgaacgtgcttcttgctttctgtggggaaagcgagagcacttctggggCAACTTTTCACACCAGAGTGGGGCGAGGGCGGGGAACAGCCAGCAGTCAGCCTATATGTATATGCTCTTATGACAtttaacacaatttaaaaaaatgtttccttgtcTCATAACAGTTAATTGGTGTATTCACGACACATAACACCTTTGTATAAACCTCTGATTTGCAGGGAATTTCATCAAATGAAATGCCTTGGTGAATCTTCATACTGAAATGCCAACCAGAAAAACATACTGGAGTTAACGTGCTAATTATAAATTCCTCTGGGATCATCATGTCTTGTGTTCTGTGTAAAAGAAAATTAAGCACTAAAGACTGCAGTGCTTTAAAGCAGACACACATATTTGTGGGGAAGTTTTTGTCCAGAAAATAACAAAGGATAACTTTGTCCATATACCCAGGTCCCTCACAAAGGCCGAGGGTTTTATTTTGGCGGATCTGTGTTTATTCCATATTTCTCCTTCAGGAGTTTCagctgttcttcctttttctttgtaTCCATTTTTTGGAATgcctaaaataaaacagaaatatattgTGAACaaactgcaataaataaatctcccaTTTAACCAATTATCTTTACGAACATCAAGAAACTAAGATGCATTATACTTCACTATGTCTCAAGACAAACACATGTATTTAATTCTTCAGAAGTGAATCGGGGCTTTTGGAAAGGGATTGATGCTACACCAAGAAGTTGACTGTACAAGATGGCTGCCTTTTGCCATTGCTTTAGGTCCCAGTTGTTGAAAGAAACATTTAttgaaaacaattaaataaactaATGTAGGATCCAACATTCAATGGGGAGAACTTGAATGTGTCTACAGGATGCGGAGTACAAATTGTTATCAACTTGTAAAAGGCCACCATCTCAACTGTATGTGGCAAGTAAACACCTCCACATAACCCAGGAgggaagttttttaaaactctttcagGTCAGCATGACAAAAATAACTGAATCTAGCATTGCAATGAGGATCACAAATCTTTTCCACGctccaccctccacagcagtCTTCCCTGATGGCAGAAAAGTTTATTCCTTCCATTCTGGTATCAGGCAAACCACTTCCCTTTTGGGGGCAACCTGCTGTCGATCTCCTGAGGGGGTCAGAGACCGGTttatgagggagagggaggggtggcatgcaaggggagggagggaggggagggcagggagtaTAATGTTCATTTACATAGTTGAACAAATTAAGGAACCTAGTGTGTTAGAAACAAGCATTATGGCTAAGGGCATAGTTCAAAAGAATGTGATGCAGCAACCCTGCTTAAGTTAAGTAGCACACAGACTGTTTGGAACCTGTGTGCAAGACCTCTTGGGAATCCTATGTATGCTGCCTCTGCAGAACAAAAGAGGCTTCTGATAACATGGAACTTGCTTTCGTGTTTCTCGTCAACTAACGTAACTACAGCAGCTGGAATTTGTATGCACAGGAATTCATTCTTTTAACTCTACATGCTGCCTAGAACAAAGGCCCAATCGAATCTCCCTTCTTCTTAACGCTTCCCAGCCTTCCAAAAAGCCTGAACAAACGCAAAACATAGACTATTCCTCACAAATACTAATTTCATGTGCCCAGGATTCACTCTATCAGGACCAGCAGGCATGCCATTACAGAGATGTTCCAAACCAGTTGTCAGTCATTTGAATTACACCGAAAGCACAGGAGAGTCGCTATTAACCTGAATTATTCCAGTACCGTTCTTGCCATGCCTTTgttcaaacaaaatttaaaagatcATCTTATACGGCAACAACGATGAATTATTTAAGGAAGAGTTCATATACTTGCCCTGTTTGCGTTATAGTACAAGACCACAAGATATCTGTTGCACACGTTGAATCCTGACAGATGATCACAAGCATTTTTGGCATCAAAGATATCTTCATAGACAACGTAAGCTGTTCCTCTAGTCTCGGGAGTATTTCCTCTGTAGGATAAGCACAGATTTAATATTTACTAAGGACATGAGTACAAATTCCATTTGAAATCAGAAATGACAGAAGAAAAAGTGTCACTGTACAACATTAAGTGCTTTAAAGCGCTGATACTTGGATTTCTCAGACAATTTTTCTTGCCCTTTTGGCATTTCCCTCAGTTCTTTAATTCTAGTCCTACTGCACAGTTTACTGGAGGTCTTTGTGTTGTGTATTTTACAATTCTCCTTAAGTCTCAAACAGTTAATGAAGTTAACAACAAAAACATTGGAGCCACAATCCCTCGAATAGTAGCCTGACAGTAAGAACTATCGAAATCA from Sphaerodactylus townsendi isolate TG3544 linkage group LG01, MPM_Stown_v2.3, whole genome shotgun sequence harbors:
- the SF3B6 gene encoding splicing factor 3B subunit 6 — translated: MAMQAAKRANIRLPPEVNRILYIRNLPYKITAEEMYDIFGKYGPIRQIRVGNTPETRGTAYVVYEDIFDAKNACDHLSGFNVCNRYLVVLYYNANRAFQKMDTKKKEEQLKLLKEKYGINTDPPK